In the genome of Muntiacus reevesi chromosome 5, mMunRee1.1, whole genome shotgun sequence, one region contains:
- the LOC136168770 gene encoding olfactory receptor 8B3-like: MALRNGSSVTQFILLGLTDQPDLQLPLFFLFLVMYMVTVMGNLGLLILIGLSSQLHTPMYFFLFNLSFIDLCYSSVFTPKMLINFISKKNIISYMGCMTQLYFFCFLVISEIYVLTSMAYDRYVAICNPLLYNAAMSPKVCSSLLLGSYFMAFAGAMVLTACMLRLTFCEANTINHFMCDIMPLLKLSCTSTYVNELVDSIIAGFNVTVPSITIFVSYVFILSNILQISSKEGRSKAFGTCSSHIIAVSLFFGSISFVYFKPSSAVSMDEGKISSVFYTNTVPLLNPLIYSLRNKDVKLALRKTLPRCF; encoded by the coding sequence ATGGCTCTAAGAAATGGCTCTTCCGTGACTCAATTCATTTTGTTGGGATTAACAGACCAACCAGATCTCCAGCTCCcgctcttcttcctctttctagtaATGTATATGGTCACTGTGATGGGAAATTTGGGCTTGTTAATCCTTATTGGGCTGAGTTCACAACTACATACgcccatgtattttttcctctttaacttgTCCTTCATAGATCTCTGTTATTCTTCTGTGTTTACACCCAAAATGCTGATTAACTTCATATCAAAGAAGAATATTATTTCTTACATGGGGTGCATGACTCAGCTCTacttcttctgttttcttgtcaTTTCTGAAATCTATGTGCTGACTtcaatggcctatgaccgctatgtggccatctgtaacccACTTTTGTATAATGCTGCCATGTCCCCTAAAGTGTGTTCCAGCCTTTTGCTTGGTTCATACTTCATGGCATTTGCCGGTGCCATGGTTCTCACTGCATGCATGCTGAGACTGACCTTCTGTGAGGCAAACACCATCAACCATTTTATGTGTGATATCATGCCCCTGCTCAAGCTCTCCTGCACAAGCACCTATGTCAATGAGCTGGTAGATTCCATTATAGCAGGGTTCAATGTCACTGTGCCCAGTATCACCATCTTTGTCTCTTATGTTTTCATCCTCTCCAACATCCTTCAAATCAGCTCCAAAGAGGGCAGATCCAAAGCCTTTGGCACCTGCAGTTCTCACATCATTgctgtttctctcttctttggaTCAATTTCATTTGTGTATTTCAAACCATCTTCTGCTGTGTCTATGGATGAAGGAAAAATCTCTTCTGTTTTTTACACCAATACGGTTCCTTTGCTGAACCCCTTAATCTACAGTTTGAGGAACAAAGATGTTAAACTTGCTCTGAGAAAAACCCTGCCTAGATGTTTTTGA
- the LOC136168820 gene encoding olfactory receptor 8B3-like — MAPGNDSFMTQFILAGLTDQSVLQLPLFLLFLVMYMVTVMGNLSLIILIGLSSHLHTPMYFFLFNLSFIDLCYSSVFTPKMLINIISEKKIISYMGCMTQLYFLCFFGISESYVLTSMAYDRYVAICNPLLYNIAMSPKVCFSLMFGSYLMAFFEATTLIGCMVRLLFCDANTINHYLCDIYPLLQLSCTSTYIIELEVIIVSGINITVPSLTIFISYGLILSNILHINSTEGRSKAFSTCSSHIIAVFLFFGSSAFVYLKPSSVSADDGKISSVFYTNVIPMMNPLIYSLRNKDVKLALRKTLRVAEF, encoded by the coding sequence ATGGCTCCAGGGAATGACTCTTTCATGACTCAGTTCATTTTAGCGGGATTAACAGACCAATCAGTTCTTCAACTCCCCCTGTTTCTCCTGTTTCTAGTAATGTATATGGTCACCGTGATGGGAAATTTGAGCTTGATCATCCTAATTGGGCTGAGTTCACACCTGCACACACctatgtactttttcctctttaatttgtCCTTCATAGATCTCTGCTATTCTTCTGTTTTTACACCTAAAATGCTGATCAACATCATATCAGAGAAGAAGATTATCTCCTACATGGGGTGCATGACCCAGctttactttttgtgtttttttggtaTTTCTGAAAGTTATGTGCTGACATCAATGGCCTAtgatcgctatgtggccatctgtaacccACTACTGTATAACATTGCCATGTCCCCTAAAGTGTGTTTCAGCCTTATGTTTGGTTCCTACTTGATGGCATTTTTTGAGGCAACAACCCTCATTGGATGCATGGTGAGACTGCTCTTCTGTGATGCAAACACCATTAACCATTATTTGTGTGACATCTACCCTCTCCTCCAGCTCTCCTGCACAAGTACCTACATCATTGAACTGGAGGTTATCATTGTGTCAGGCATCAATATCACTGTGCCCAGTCTCACCATCTTTATCTCTTATGGTCTCATCCTCTCCAACATCCTCCACATCAACTCCACAGAGGGCAGGTCTAAAGCCTTCAGCACCTGCAGTTCCCACATCAttgctgtttttctgttctttggatCAAGTGCATTTGTGTATCTCAAACCATCTTCTGTGTCTGCGGATGACGGAAAAATATCCTCTGTCTTTTAcaccaatgtgattcccatgatGAATCCCTTAATTTACAGCTTGAGGAACAAAGATGTTAAACTTGCTTTGAGAAAAACTCTACGTGTGGCAGAGTTTTGA
- the LOC136168785 gene encoding olfactory receptor 8B3-like, which produces MALGNGSFMTQFILMGLTDQPDLQLLLFFLFLVMYVVTVMGNLGLIILIGLSSHLHTPMYFFLFSLSFVDLCYSSVFTPKMLINIISKKKIISYMGCMTQLYFFSFFGISECYVLTSMAYDRYVAICNPLLYNAAMSPKVCSSLMLGSYLMAVLDATTLITCMLRLTFCDANTINHYLCDIHPLLQLSCTSTHIIELEVFIVGGINIIVPSLTIFVSYGLILTNIFHIKSTEGRSKAFSTCSSHIIAVSLFFGSSAFMYLRPSSVSVDDGKISSVFYTNVVPMMNPLIYSLRNKDVKLALRKTLRMRKF; this is translated from the coding sequence ATGGCTCTGGGGAATGGTTCTTTCATGACTCAGTTTATTTTGATGGGATTGACAGACCAACCAGATCTCCAGCTCctgctcttcttcctctttctagtaATGTATGTGGTCACTGTGATGGGAAATTTGGGCTTGATCATCCTTATTGGGCTGAGTTCACACCTACACAcgcccatgtactttttcctctttaGCTTGTCCTTCGTAGATCTCTGTTATTCTTCTGTGTTTACACCCAAAATGCTGATTAATATCATATCAAAGAAGAAGATTATTTCTTACATGGGGTGCATGACCCAGCtttactttttcagtttttttggtaTTTCTGAATGCTATGTGCTGACAtcaatggcctatgaccgctatgtggccatctgtaacccACTCTTGTATAATGCTGCCATGTCCCCTAAAGTGTGTTCCAGCCTTATGCTTGGTTCATACTTGATGGCAGTTTTGGATGCCACGACCCTTATTACATGCATGTTGAGACTGACCTTCTGTGATGCAAACACCATCAACCATTATTTGTGTGATATCCACCCTCTGCTCCAGCTCTCATGCACAAGTACCCACATCATTGAACTGGAAGTGTTCATTGTGGGAGGCATCAACATCATTGTGCCCAGTCTCACCATCTTTGTTTCTTACGGTCTCATCCTCACCAACATCTTCCACATCAAGTCCACAGAGGGCAGGTCCAAAGCCTTTAGCACCTGCAGTTCCCACATCATTGCTGTTTCTCTGTTCTTTGGATCAAGTGCATTTATGTATCTCAGACCATCTTCTGTGTCTGTGGATGATGGGAAAATATCCTCTGTCTTTTACACCAATGTGGTTCCCATGATGAATCCCTTAATTTACAGCTTGAGGAACAAAGATGTTAAGCTTGCTCTGAGAAAAACTTTGAGGATGAGAAAGTTTTGA